Genomic segment of Saccopteryx bilineata isolate mSacBil1 chromosome 9, mSacBil1_pri_phased_curated, whole genome shotgun sequence:
CTCTCCTCAAAGCAAGTGGAGGCCAATCAGTAACAATCCTGGGGAGCCTTGATGACCCCACAATTTGAGGTGGTTAACTGTTCTCAGAATGTAAAATCCAGAGAAGTTGGTACATTGTTAGGACTTTAGAATCTCCTCTATAAATACCCTATGTCCTAGTCTTATGCCAGAATTTGAAATCTTTATTACCCAGCGAATACACTAAAACCATTATGCTTGTGGTTGTAGAATCCTGAGGTTAGGGAGGAGCAGATAATGTATTAATAATACTTTGGTTTTTTGGCACAGCCAGTAATTTATATTACCAAACTCATATCTAAACCTGATTCTATCACTAACTTTTTAAGTGGACATTTGAAAAGCCCCTCATCTTTGTTTAGTATCTTACCCTACCTCAATCCCACCCCACTACAAACAATATATATTGGAAAGGCCTCTCCAAATAGGCACATTGGGGTCTAAATATTGCTTCTGCCAATATTaaactgtggccttgggcaagtttccATCTCTGAGCTTCAActtacacatatataaaatggaggtagggtcctggccagttggcccagtggtagagcgtcggcctgatgtgtagaagtcccgggttcgattaccggccagggcacacaggagaggcgcacatctgcttctccacccctccccctctccttcctctctgtctctctcttcccctcccgcagccgaggctccactggagcaaaagatggcccgggcgctggggatggctcctcggcctctgccccacgcgctagagtggctgtggttgcaacagagcgacgccctggaggggcagagcatcgccccctggtgggcgtgccgggtggatcccggtcgggcgcatgcaggagtctgtctgactgtctcttcccgtttccggcttcagaaaaatacaggaaaaaaaaaatggaggtaaTCCTATCTATTTTGTGATAActtataaatcttaaaaataacctTGCATGTAAAGGGCCTAAATTGTATGTAGGTACTTTACAATATTAGCTTTTTCcagtttctcattcttttttgtgtgtgacagaaacagagagacagagaggacagatagggacagacagacaggaagggagatgagaagcatcaatacttcattgtggcaccttagttgttcattgattacttcctcatatgtgccttgaccagggggctgcagcaaaccgagtgaccccttgctcaagctagcgaccttgggctcaagctggtgagccttgctcaaaccagataataccacactcaagccggcaacctcggggtttcgaaactgggtcctccgtgtcccagtccaatgctccatccgttgcaccaccgcctggtcaagccagtTTCTCATTCTTAAAAGTAGACTATTACGGCCTAAAAGCTCATAACAAATCTACCTTTGTAAATTTGAGATTATGTGTTAAGCAGGAAAATATTAATCTGCAATTATAGAAACAATAAGCAAAGAAACTCTGTTCTTGAACTGGTGGGATGGCCATAAATGATTAAAGAAAGACTGACTTGTACAAATTAGGGCATGTTGGTTGGGGACTTTGAAACAGAGAAGTTTGAGAAATGAGCAGACTTTAAAGTTGTCTAAGAGCCCAAGGACACAACCCAAAAGTCCAACCCACTTCACAGCCAGTGTTAACCCAGATGAAGGCTGAAAAAGCTAATTATTAACTATACCCAGttcttcagtggtagagcgtcagcctggcatgctgaggtcccgggttcgattcctggccagggcacacaggagaagtgcccatctgcttctccacccctccccctctccttcctctctgtctctctcttctcctcccgcagccgaggctccattggagcaaagatggcccgggcactggggatggctccttggccactgccccaggcactagagtggctctggtcgcgacagagcatcgccccctggtgggtgtgccgggtggattccggtcaggcgcatgcggaagtctgtctgactgtctctccccgtttccagcttcagaaaaatacaaacaaacaaaaaaaaactatacccAGTTCTTGTCACACAAGAACAAATCTCTCCGGGGACCCTGCTCAGGCCAGGCCAAAAGAACATAGATGACACCGAAAACTCCATTTATTGACATCTAAATCTAATAAAATGAAGAACTCTGACAGGTGTCGTAAGAGATTTTGACCTTGTTCTCGCTGCTATCACTGAAGTCAGCTCGCTTTTGTTTCTGTAGCCTCTGTATCGGTTTTCTGAGACGCTAAGAGGATGTCACGTGCCCGTTTCCGTCGGAGCCTTTCAGCACTTGTGATGGTCATGGGATGCAGAGGGAAAAAGCCAGCAAGACCTAAAAACAATAGGATTTTCATTCATTGTAACACAGTACAAGCCAATGTTTCCCTGGGAACTCAGCCTTACAGAACTGAGGTCTAACAGAAACCTGACCTGAAGCACCGATTTAAAACACGCTCCTCACTTACCAATTTGTCTTACCTCATCCCCCAATTTCTTACTGCAAGGAGACAACAGAATAGATGTTGTCAACTTCCTAACACTACTTTCCTGACTTGTAAAAAAGATAAACTGACAGCTGTTCAAAACACACCATTCCCATTTTTAGCATAAAATCCCAGTCACCCAAAAAGTCTCATAAAGGAGCCCACAAAAGTTCTCCAGATTCAAAACAGCAATTAGATCACAACTTCATCTCTCACTCCAGTCCTGAGCAGCTTATAGGTAATCACATTCTTACTTCTCATCATCCTGTAATTGACTTCAACTTAAAATCCCTAGGTAAGTCAAGTTACCCAGAAGCTTTTCCACAGGTTTAGAGAGGTGGGCCCCACAGCCAATCCAATGTCGTATGCGGTCCAAGTTGAGAGCAACGAGTTTCTCTCCATGAGTGTTGGGCAGGGGATCATAGGAGCCTAGCTGCTCCACAAAACGGCCATCCCTGGGACACTTGTTGTGAGCAGCCACAATGCGGTAGAATGGCCGGTTGGTACAACCACCCAGGGCAAGACGGATGGTTAAGTGGCCTCCATGGTAGGCCTTGCGGAGGAGGGCAGCTGTAGAAAAATAAGTGGTTAAGACACAAgcatctcgcctgaccaggcggtggtgcagtggatagagcaggggttgggaacctatggctcgggagccagatgtggctcttttgatggctgcatctggctcgcagacaaatctttaataaaaaaaatgatgttaaaaatataaaacattcccatgtattacaatccattcatttcctaccgctcatgttcatggttgcagatggctgaagccaatcacagctgtcctccaggacaagaccaaatttttatcggataatgcgtaacgtacacgggtcgttgtatggctctcatggaattacattttaaaatatgtggcattcatggctctctcagccaaaatggttcccaacccctgggacagagcgtcggactgggatgcagaggacccaggttcaagacccagaggttgccagcttgagcatgggctcctctggcttgagcaaaaagctcaccagcttgaacccaagatcactggcttgagaaaggggttacttggtctgctgaaggcccacagtcatggcacatatgagaaagcaatcaatgaacaactaaggtgtcacaacgaaaaacatgattaatgcttctcgtctctctcttcgttcctgtctgtctgtccctacctatccctctctctctctgtccctgtaaaaaaaaaaaaaaaaaaaaaaaaaaaaaaaaaaaaagacacaagcaCCTAGAGCACAAAATGGGTAAAATAAGGTAGATGAAACAATCCCTTTCCTCCAGTGGAAATTCTTACTTCTAACCAATTCTTGGCAAACTGGTTTAGGAAGCATATTTGTGAAACCCTTCTTAAGCACTCCAGAAAGAAATTACTTCCTCCTCAAGCCCCAATCCACTCGGCACAGGCCTGCCATTTACACGCTCTGTGACCAGGTCGGAGTCACACCTATAtacctcatctataaagtgaacGCCACTTATGACAAAAGGTTTCAGAGGGAATCAAGTGAGATAAACTGAAGTGGAGGATGAGACGTGTGGCTGTTTCAGGTTCGAGTCGCCTCCAGCTTATGCGTCCCCAGGCACCGCGACTGCTGGCAAGGTCTCTCCGGGTCTCAGTCACTTACTGAGCTGGACCATGGTGCAGCCGGCGTGCGCCGAGGCCCGCGCTCCGGGAGCTGCTCCTCGGATGTCCCGCCGCCCGAGGAAATCAGCTCTATCGCCTCCGACGGGGCGGAGGACGGACACGCAGGGTCAGCGCTGCGAATCCGCAGAGCTCACTGGGCCGGCAGCCAAGGCCAAATGCCTCGGTACTGGAAGCGAATGGTCCCCTAGGCCAGCGCTTTCCGGTTTCCTACACTTCCCATAATGCAGCACGGTAAACTCGAACGAGCCTTACTTACATCGTCGCAAAAAAGGCGCGCTGCGATttgcggggaggaggggtggtcGCGAACACTTTACAGTGCGGGCTCTCCGGGCCAGTGCTGACCTGTAAATCCCGGGTGGAGTGAGGGGATTGGGAATATCCCAGGAGGGCTAAGAAGCGCTCCAGTGCTGTACTAGTCATTCCAGCAAACGGTTTTGAGCACCTGTGAGGGCCAAGGCGCAGCCCTGGAAATGTGAAGATGAAAGGGAGCTGCCCTTGCCCCTGCCCACAGGAAGCTCTGGTGGGGAGACTGTGAGGTTACACCAGACATCAAAGGCCTATAAATGAATGCAGAGTTTAGCCTTCTGTGTTTACTAGTATGCCTCTCATCTTCCCTCCTAttccctccaccttctctgaAAAATGGAAGAGCTTTCATTCCTGGTTTTGCTCTGCAGTGATCTAGGAGAACAGGGGTGACACGGTTCCTTTGTCATCTTTAGCCCTAGAAGAATGACCTCGGTTGTGAGTTTCGCACCCACCAGAGGGTAATGGACTCTTCACTGagccttgtgtttttgttttgttttgttttgggttttttgtttttgtttttgtttttgttttaagcctTGTGCTTTAAATCCATGAAGATTTTGGTGATTAGAGGGAATCAGTACCTCCAGCTTCAGCGATGACCTTTACTCCTTCACCGTTGGATACAAAGGCCTGGCCACAACTTAATATGCTCTTTGCTCTAATACGATGACCCagcatagctttctttttttagttccatcTTAGAAAATGATGCCTTAATTCCTAAGTTCCAGTGAGTAAATCTGGCCAGGGACCTTAGCAGTTGACTTCCTCCAGGAGTGATCCTGATTAGTTTTCACCAGAAACTAATAATGAACCCACTACaccttaattatatatatataatttatatatattatatattacatatacctCAGTATACCTTAACTTCAGAACCACACTGGTTAATTTTgaatctcttattttttattgtcatttagtTTACTGTCATACCAGGAAATACAAACAGTAGCATTTGATACCCAGAAAGATAGCCAATGGAAATAAATAGTGTGTTTCTGTTTATGGCAAAGATTCTTTTGTTCTCTACTCTCATATGGTGAAGTTTCCAGGGTTTAATTTCTCTAGGAAGAAAAAGAGCTCTGAGTCCCATACAGGAAATTCTTCAGCTGGAAGGATGTCAGAAAGATGGATTTCCAAAGCCAACCATCTCCTGTACCATGTGAATCTCTGCAAGCAGAGTCTCATCTTTCAGTTTTAGCTGCAATAGAGGAAGAAGGAGACACATGTCATATCTGATACACCTAATGTGGAGACCCCTCTCATTTTCAGAGCCACAGCTAAAGAATATAGTTCCTTGGGATGgaattgactgtattccctatttCATGGCCCCATTAAAAGACCTCAGAACATTGTGTTGGTTACATGGATATTTTTACTTGATATAAATTCATCAAGTGGTATGAACATTCacagtttgtatattttttaaaaattaataaaggttactttttaaaaattcacattatCACAATATATTTTGATTAATGTATACTATTCCCATATGGCAAGTGACAGGAATCAAAGATATTAGATCTGAATTTAACTTTAGAATCTAGATGTGTAGTAGAGACATCTAGTTGCCTATGAATACCCACTTTCCCTTTCTTTACTAAAAAAAgtatcttcatttcttttcaggACAATAATGCAGACAGCTAAAAAGCCATATTTCCTGCTTCCCTGTAAAGGAAGTATTCTGACCAATGTGGCCAATGAAGTGCAAGTTCAAGTCATTGCTCTTTGAAGGGAGGTGAAATAACTAGCAGGACTCTTGTCCTTTCCCCCATTTGTTCTTTATTGGGCCTGGAACATGGAATATAATAGCTAGAAGTACAATTCTGGCTGTCTTTCAACTCTGAGGTATGGAAAGTATGCTATGATTGCTGGAGCAGA
This window contains:
- the MRPS16 gene encoding small ribosomal subunit protein bS16m, giving the protein MVQLTALLRKAYHGGHLTIRLALGGCTNRPFYRIVAAHNKCPRDGRFVEQLGSYDPLPNTHGEKLVALNLDRIRHWIGCGAHLSKPVEKLLGLAGFFPLHPMTITSAERLRRKRARDILLASQKTDTEATETKAS